The following coding sequences lie in one Triticum urartu cultivar G1812 unplaced genomic scaffold, Tu2.1 TuUngrouped_contig_675, whole genome shotgun sequence genomic window:
- the LOC125531046 gene encoding L10-interacting MYB domain-containing protein-like has product MTEKAVWDDAHLKKLIDILREEVSNGNRPLGHLSKNGWKNVLEKWEARTGMKYPKDKFKNKWDAIKNEYVWFMELKNEATGLGWNDAKGTVDCSKEWWVKHLVRCQERTKKKCNHLKFKKHVPKHLEDLHVIFQNVHVTGASASCAGDISSDE; this is encoded by the exons ATGACTGAAAAGGCTGTGTGGGATGATGCCCATTTGAAGAAACTCATTGATATATTGAGAGAAGAGGTTTCAAATGGAAATAGACCATTAGGTCATCTAAGCAAGAATGGCTGGAAAAATGTTTTGGAGAAATGGGAAGCAAGAACGGGAATGAAGTATCCCAAGGATAAATTCAAGAACAAATGGGATGCAATAAAAAATGAGTATGTTTGGTTCATGGAGCTGAAAAATGAAGCTACTGGACTTGGATGGAATGATGCAAAGGGGACCGTTGATTGCTCAAAAGAATGGTGGGTCAAACATCTTGTG AGATGCCAGGAGAGGACAAAAAAGAAATGCAACCATTTGAAGTTCAAAAAGCACGTACCAAAGCACCTTGAAGATTTACATGTCATATTTCAGAATGTACATGTCACTGGGGCTAGTGCTTCTTGTGCTGGAGATATTTCCTCCGATGAATGA